From a single Natronorubrum tibetense GA33 genomic region:
- the psmA gene encoding archaeal proteasome endopeptidase complex subunit alpha: MQGQQQQQAYDRGITIFSPDGRLYQVEYAREAVKRGTASIGVRTKDGVVLAVDKRVPSPLLEDSSVEKIHKADNHVGIASAGHVADARQLIDFARRQTQVNQLRYGEPIGVETLTKEVTDHIQQYTQVGGARPFGVALIVGGIDNGEPRLFETDPSGTPYEWKALAVGSDRGELQEYLEENYDEEADLDGGIALALDALASVNEGSLLPNEVGLATIDIESESFEQFDHDKIESHLEENDLLDDGEDDEDAE, from the coding sequence ATGCAGGGACAACAACAACAGCAGGCATACGACCGAGGTATCACGATCTTCTCGCCGGACGGCCGACTCTACCAAGTCGAGTACGCCCGCGAGGCGGTCAAACGAGGAACAGCGAGTATCGGCGTCCGTACGAAAGACGGCGTCGTTCTCGCCGTCGACAAGCGAGTCCCCTCCCCGCTGCTCGAGGACTCGAGCGTCGAAAAGATTCACAAGGCCGACAACCACGTCGGGATCGCAAGCGCCGGCCACGTGGCCGACGCGCGCCAGCTGATCGACTTCGCCCGCCGTCAGACGCAGGTCAACCAGCTGCGCTACGGCGAGCCCATCGGCGTCGAGACGCTGACCAAGGAAGTCACCGACCACATCCAGCAGTACACGCAGGTCGGCGGCGCCCGACCGTTCGGCGTCGCACTGATTGTCGGCGGCATCGACAACGGCGAACCCCGCCTGTTCGAAACCGACCCGTCGGGGACCCCATACGAGTGGAAGGCCCTGGCCGTCGGCTCGGACCGCGGCGAACTGCAGGAGTATCTCGAGGAGAACTACGACGAGGAAGCCGACCTCGACGGCGGCATCGCGCTCGCCCTCGACGCGCTCGCGTCGGTCAACGAGGGCTCGCTGCTTCCCAACGAAGTCGGGCTCGCGACGATCGACATCGAGAGCGAATCCTTCGAGCAGTTCGACCACGACAAGATCGAATCCCACCTCGAGGAGAACGATCTCCTCGACGACGGTGAGGACGACGAAGACGCCGAGTAA
- a CDS encoding Rpp14/Pop5 family protein, whose product MKHLPKHLQPRWRYLAVEIESWPDASIDRRTFQRECWYAAQNLLGDPGSARADMTVVRFEFADGLGEAIVRVRRGETEPARAAVACIDGIDGSPVGIRLRGISGTIRAAEENYLGKRRQDSKERNVVFGNEERVAVLRECDADVRLDEAFAGATDLDYDLV is encoded by the coding sequence ATGAAACACCTCCCGAAGCACCTCCAGCCGCGCTGGCGATACCTCGCCGTCGAGATCGAGAGTTGGCCCGATGCGTCGATCGATCGGCGGACGTTCCAGCGCGAGTGCTGGTACGCGGCCCAGAACCTGCTCGGTGATCCGGGCAGCGCTCGCGCCGATATGACGGTCGTCAGGTTCGAGTTCGCCGACGGACTCGGCGAAGCGATCGTTCGGGTCCGACGGGGGGAGACCGAACCGGCTCGCGCGGCCGTCGCCTGTATCGACGGTATAGACGGCTCTCCGGTCGGAATTCGTCTTCGCGGTATCAGTGGCACGATCCGTGCCGCTGAAGAAAACTATTTAGGTAAACGCCGGCAAGATTCGAAAGAGAGAAACGTCGTGTTCGGGAACGAGGAGCGAGTCGCCGTCCTGCGGGAATGCGATGCAGACGTGCGACTCGATGAGGCGTTTGCGGGCGCGACAGACCTCGATTACGATTTAGTGTGA
- a CDS encoding class I SAM-dependent methyltransferase, whose translation MKKSLEDHAARFDEQAGEYDDSNSDEYRACANLVIEHAAPEEDDIVLDLGTGTGAIALALAPDAKRVVGRDISEGMMAKAEAKAESEGLQNLDFGRGTFRKPDYDGNVDVITSNFALHHLSDEEKREAIEVIAGLEPRKFVLGDVMFFGEPDPEEPFYSPEVDDPATVGTLADAFTDAGFSLTAVERVHDQVGVLVAERMPTESDGVPGDDADDEAPADA comes from the coding sequence ATGAAGAAGAGCCTTGAGGATCACGCGGCCAGATTCGACGAGCAAGCGGGCGAGTACGACGACTCGAACTCCGACGAGTATCGGGCCTGTGCGAATCTCGTGATCGAGCACGCCGCCCCCGAGGAGGACGACATCGTCCTCGATCTGGGTACCGGAACTGGTGCGATCGCGCTCGCGCTCGCACCCGACGCGAAGCGCGTCGTCGGCCGGGATATCAGCGAGGGCATGATGGCCAAAGCCGAAGCGAAGGCCGAGTCCGAGGGACTCCAGAACCTCGATTTCGGCCGCGGTACCTTCCGCAAGCCCGACTACGACGGCAACGTCGACGTGATCACCTCGAACTTCGCACTCCATCACCTCTCGGACGAGGAAAAACGCGAGGCGATCGAAGTCATCGCGGGCCTCGAGCCACGAAAATTCGTCCTCGGAGACGTGATGTTCTTCGGCGAGCCCGATCCCGAGGAGCCGTTCTACTCGCCCGAGGTCGACGACCCGGCGACAGTCGGCACCCTCGCCGACGCCTTCACCGACGCCGGCTTCTCGCTGACCGCGGTCGAACGCGTCCACGATCAGGTCGGCGTCCTGGTCGCCGAGCGGATGCCGACGGAGTCCGACGGCGTCCCCGGTGACGACGCGGACGACGAGGCCCCTGCGGACGCATGA
- a CDS encoding RNase P subunit p30 family protein, which produces MYEAVHAHPDGDSTVARLAKTAADYGFEGVVVRNHHGSRAEYEAAEIREEYDIDVVEGVEIRADSPQQAGGSVGNYRTDQTIVALHGGTNDMNRFAVENDKLDVLAHPMADRGDINHVLVKAAVENGVRLEFSLSGVLRKSGGARVREIQSLRKLKEIVDYYDAPYVVSADPASHLELRAPRELIAVGEQLGFSNEFVENGLAEWGRLAERNREIQSESFIEPGVERGRYEEEP; this is translated from the coding sequence ATGTACGAGGCCGTCCACGCCCATCCCGACGGAGACAGCACGGTCGCCAGACTCGCCAAGACGGCGGCCGACTACGGCTTCGAGGGCGTGGTCGTCCGCAACCACCACGGCTCGCGGGCCGAGTACGAAGCCGCGGAAATCCGCGAGGAGTACGACATCGACGTTGTCGAGGGCGTCGAAATCCGGGCCGACAGCCCGCAACAGGCCGGCGGCTCCGTCGGAAACTATCGCACCGATCAGACCATCGTGGCGCTCCACGGCGGGACCAACGACATGAATCGGTTCGCGGTCGAGAACGACAAACTCGACGTGCTCGCCCATCCGATGGCCGACCGCGGCGATATCAACCACGTCCTCGTGAAAGCCGCCGTCGAGAACGGCGTTCGCCTCGAGTTCTCCCTCTCGGGCGTCCTCCGAAAGAGCGGCGGCGCTCGGGTCAGGGAAATTCAGTCGCTGCGAAAGCTCAAAGAGATCGTCGACTACTACGACGCGCCGTACGTCGTCAGCGCGGACCCCGCTTCGCACCTCGAGTTGCGCGCTCCTCGCGAACTGATCGCCGTGGGGGAGCAACTGGGGTTCTCGAACGAGTTTGTCGAGAACGGGCTCGCAGAGTGGGGGCGGTTGGCTGAGCGCAATCGAGAGATCCAGTCCGAGTCGTTCATTGAGCCGGGGGTCGAACGAGGGAGATATGAAGAAGAGCCTTGA
- the tbsP gene encoding transcriptional regulator TbsP yields the protein MTSNLLNHQIDDILDSILEEASGDVYMVNPSADAIEEFVSVATAFDGDLPTVHMLADERTLKDVMDDFIVASNAADLISQDALALRTLEEAPENSLLVTDDRVIAVVHAGDRVGGLVTDDDSFVDDTFDTYADRWDDASQFNLRTPPITAVRETLADEISPEAEDDFPAILNSLETARGDGDGLDEVTISLLVAAKNEALLYDISKWGEDVGIASKATFSRTKTKLEDMGLIDTEKVPIDVGRPRLRLKIGDDRLNEADNGQLATVAQSILN from the coding sequence ATGACCTCGAATTTACTCAACCACCAAATTGACGATATCCTCGACTCCATCCTTGAGGAGGCGTCAGGGGACGTATACATGGTCAACCCGTCCGCAGATGCGATCGAAGAGTTCGTTTCAGTCGCGACCGCGTTCGACGGCGACCTGCCGACGGTACACATGCTCGCCGACGAACGGACGCTGAAAGACGTTATGGACGACTTCATCGTCGCCTCGAACGCCGCCGACCTCATCAGCCAGGACGCACTCGCGCTGCGAACGCTCGAGGAGGCCCCCGAGAACTCGCTGCTCGTCACCGACGACCGCGTCATCGCCGTCGTCCACGCTGGCGACCGCGTCGGCGGCCTCGTCACCGACGACGACAGTTTCGTCGACGATACGTTCGACACGTACGCCGATCGCTGGGACGACGCCTCCCAGTTCAATCTCCGAACACCGCCGATCACGGCCGTTCGCGAGACGCTCGCCGACGAGATCAGCCCCGAAGCCGAAGACGACTTCCCGGCGATCCTCAACTCGCTCGAGACTGCCCGTGGTGACGGCGACGGGCTCGACGAAGTGACGATTTCGCTGCTCGTCGCGGCGAAGAACGAAGCGCTCCTCTACGACATCAGCAAGTGGGGCGAGGACGTCGGTATCGCCTCCAAGGCGACCTTCAGCCGAACGAAGACCAAACTCGAGGATATGGGGCTCATCGACACCGAGAAGGTCCCGATCGACGTCGGCCGACCGCGACTCCGTCTCAAGATCGGCGACGACCGACTCAACGAGGCCGACAACGGCCAGCTCGCGACGGTCGCACAGTCGATTCTCAACTAG
- the glyA gene encoding serine hydroxymethyltransferase — protein MDHEHVRDVDPAVADALEGEVDRQRNSLQMIASENHVSEAVIDAQGSALTNKYAEGYPGSRYYGGCEYADEIEQLAIDRAQDLFGAEHINVQPHSGTQANQAVYFAMLEPGDKILSLDLTHGGHLSHGHPANFVGQFYEVEQYEVDPDTGYLDYEGLAEQAEEFEPDIIVSGYSAYPREVEWERIQEAADSVGALHLADIAHITGLVAAGVHDSPVGTADFVTGSTHKTIRSGRGGIVMCDEEYADDIDSAVFPGGQGGPLMHNVAGKAVGFKEALEPEFLEYAEQTIANAKALGESLVDNGFSLVSDGTDNHLVLVDLRESHPDTSGGDAEEALEDAGIVLNGNTVPGETRSPFDPSGIRAGTPALTTRGFDENDCRQVGDLIARVIDAPEDESVIDEVREDVQSLCDANPLYE, from the coding sequence ATGGACCACGAGCACGTTCGGGACGTCGATCCCGCCGTCGCCGATGCACTCGAGGGAGAGGTAGATCGCCAGCGAAACTCGCTGCAGATGATCGCCAGCGAGAACCACGTCAGCGAGGCCGTCATCGACGCGCAGGGAAGCGCGCTGACGAACAAGTACGCCGAAGGCTATCCCGGCTCCCGGTACTACGGCGGCTGCGAGTACGCCGACGAGATCGAACAGCTCGCGATCGACCGCGCCCAGGACCTGTTCGGTGCCGAGCACATCAACGTCCAGCCCCACTCGGGGACACAGGCGAATCAGGCCGTCTACTTCGCGATGCTCGAGCCGGGCGACAAGATCCTCTCGCTGGACCTGACCCACGGCGGCCACCTGAGCCACGGCCATCCGGCAAACTTCGTCGGCCAGTTCTACGAGGTCGAACAGTACGAGGTCGACCCGGACACCGGCTACCTCGACTACGAGGGCCTGGCCGAACAGGCCGAGGAGTTCGAACCCGATATCATCGTCTCGGGCTACTCCGCCTACCCGCGGGAAGTCGAGTGGGAGCGCATCCAGGAGGCCGCCGACAGCGTCGGCGCGCTCCACCTCGCCGACATCGCCCACATCACGGGGCTCGTCGCCGCGGGCGTCCACGACTCACCCGTCGGCACCGCCGACTTCGTCACCGGCTCGACCCACAAGACGATTCGTTCGGGTCGCGGCGGCATCGTCATGTGTGACGAGGAGTACGCCGACGACATCGACTCGGCGGTGTTCCCCGGCGGACAGGGCGGCCCGCTCATGCACAACGTCGCCGGCAAGGCCGTCGGCTTCAAAGAGGCGCTCGAGCCGGAGTTCCTCGAGTACGCCGAGCAGACGATCGCGAACGCGAAGGCGCTCGGCGAGAGCCTCGTCGACAACGGCTTCTCGCTGGTTTCGGACGGCACGGACAACCACCTCGTGCTCGTCGACCTCCGCGAGAGCCACCCCGACACCTCCGGCGGCGACGCGGAGGAGGCGCTCGAGGACGCCGGCATCGTCCTCAACGGGAACACGGTCCCCGGTGAGACGCGCTCGCCGTTCGACCCGTCGGGCATCCGCGCGGGGACGCCCGCGCTGACCACCCGTGGCTTCGACGAAAATGACTGCCGCCAAGTCGGCGATCTGATCGCCCGCGTGATCGACGCGCCGGAGGACGAGTCGGTCATCGACGAGGTCCGCGAGGACGTCCAGTCGCTGTGTGACGCGAACCCGCTATACGAGTAG